In the Ruminococcus sp. OA3 genome, one interval contains:
- a CDS encoding diacylglycerol kinase family protein: MEKKLFFIFNPRSGKGLIKSKLLDIVDIFVKHGYQVIVHPTQSAEDTYNATKKMTQHADLIVCSGGDGTLDEVVTGIMDSGIDIPMGYIPSGSTNDFANSLSISKNMIKAAEEIMEGQVYGCDVGSFNNDTFVYIAAFGLFTDVSYQTAQTLKNVLGHMAYLLEGAKRIFDIKSYHLKIEVNGKVLENDYVYGMVTNSRSVGGFKNLTGKNVKMDDGLFEVTLIHMPKNPLELNEIMGALLNAVDNTDLVDSFKTDRIVIEATEDIPWTLDGEYGGEHREICIVNKKEAIHILLNPRKHKAKPLELPLQQ, translated from the coding sequence ATGGAAAAAAAGTTATTTTTCATTTTTAATCCGAGATCAGGTAAAGGACTGATTAAATCTAAACTGCTGGATATTGTAGACATTTTTGTGAAACACGGGTATCAGGTTATCGTACATCCAACACAGAGTGCTGAGGATACGTACAATGCCACTAAGAAAATGACGCAGCATGCAGATCTGATCGTGTGCAGCGGCGGTGACGGGACACTGGATGAAGTCGTAACCGGCATTATGGACAGTGGGATCGATATTCCGATGGGTTACATACCATCGGGCAGTACGAATGATTTTGCGAACAGTCTTTCTATATCAAAAAACATGATCAAAGCGGCGGAAGAAATTATGGAGGGTCAGGTTTATGGATGTGATGTAGGGAGTTTCAACAATGATACTTTCGTTTATATCGCGGCGTTCGGCCTGTTTACGGATGTGTCGTATCAGACAGCGCAGACGCTGAAAAATGTTCTGGGACATATGGCGTATCTCTTAGAAGGTGCCAAGCGTATCTTCGATATAAAATCATACCACCTCAAAATAGAGGTAAATGGAAAAGTGCTGGAAAATGATTATGTCTATGGTATGGTGACGAACTCGCGTTCTGTTGGAGGGTTTAAAAACCTGACGGGAAAAAATGTGAAGATGGATGACGGGCTTTTTGAGGTAACGCTGATCCATATGCCGAAAAATCCTTTGGAGCTGAATGAAATTATGGGTGCTCTGCTGAACGCAGTTGATAATACGGATCTGGTAGATTCATTCAAAACAGACCGGATCGTGATAGAGGCAACGGAGGATATTCCGTGGACTCTGGATGGGGAATACGGAGGAGAACACAGGGAGATATGTATCGTAAACAAAAAAGAAGCGATACACATCCTGCTCAATCCCAGGAAACATAAGGCAAAGCCACTGGAATTGCCACTGCAGCAGTAA
- a CDS encoding SDR family NAD(P)-dependent oxidoreductase produces MKQKTVLITGASRGIGRACARSFAEHGYNLILNCHQRVDYLESLRCDLESEYAISCRLSHGDISDEVYVDCLFDEIADSKDSLDVLINNAGIAHMGLLQDMTLEQWNRILSVNLTSQFLCCRRAIPLMLKQHSGSIVNTSSVWGIHGSSCETAYSAAKGGVNAFTKALARELAPSGIRVNAVAFGAVDTDMNQMLDDTQRVALCEEIPFGRMAEPDEAGDFLYDIACCHPYLTAQILTFDGGWM; encoded by the coding sequence ATGAAACAGAAAACCGTTTTGATCACCGGTGCATCCCGCGGTATCGGGCGCGCCTGCGCACGCTCTTTTGCAGAACACGGATACAACCTGATCCTGAACTGCCATCAGCGTGTCGACTATCTGGAGTCTCTCAGGTGTGATCTTGAGAGCGAGTATGCAATCAGCTGCCGCCTTTCTCACGGAGATATCAGCGACGAAGTCTATGTTGACTGTCTGTTCGATGAAATTGCAGATTCCAAAGATTCACTGGATGTCCTGATCAACAACGCCGGAATCGCCCACATGGGGCTTCTGCAGGACATGACGCTTGAACAGTGGAACCGGATACTGAGTGTAAACCTGACTTCTCAGTTTCTCTGTTGCCGACGGGCTATCCCGCTGATGCTAAAACAGCACAGTGGTTCCATTGTAAACACCTCCTCCGTGTGGGGTATTCACGGCTCTTCCTGTGAAACCGCCTACTCAGCAGCAAAGGGCGGAGTGAATGCCTTCACCAAAGCCCTTGCACGTGAACTCGCCCCCAGCGGTATCCGGGTCAATGCCGTTGCCTTCGGTGCGGTAGACACAGATATGAACCAGATGCTGGACGATACACAACGCGTAGCACTCTGCGAAGAAATTCCTTTCGGACGCATGGCAGAACCGGATGAGGCCGGTGATTTCCTGTACGACATTGCCTGTTGTCACCCATATCTCACCGCACAGATCCTGACGTTCGACGGGGGATGGATGTGA
- a CDS encoding glutamine synthetase III: MGDFVNVAEIFGKNVFNDTVMQERLPKKVYKELRQTIEEGKELDPAVADVIAHEMKEWAIEKGATHYTHWFQPLTGVTAEKHDSFISAPMSNGKVLMSFSGKELIKGEPDASSFPSGGLRATFEARGYTAWDCTSPAFVREDAAGATLCIPTAFCSYTGEALDQKTPLLRSMEAINTQALRLIRLFGNTTSKKVTPCVGPEQEYFLVDAKKFQQRKDLIYTGRTLFGAMPPKGQELDDHYFGTIRQRVAAFMKDVNEELWKLGVTAKTQHNEVAPAQHELAPIYAQANVAVDHNQIIMQTLKRVACAHGLKCLLHEKPFAGVNGSGKHNNWSLTTDDGINLLEPGRTPHENIQFLMILTCVLKAVDTHADLLRESAADVGNDHRLGANEAPPAIISVFLGEQLEDVLEQLISTGMATHSIKGGKLRTGVKTLPDVAKDATDRNRTSPFAFTGNKFEFRMVGSRDSIAPPNTVLNTIVAEALKEACDILEKAENFDDAVHDLIKQYASDHQRVVFNGNGYSEAWVEEAARRGLPNIKSMVDAIPALVTDKAIKVFEEFGVFTRAELESRVEIQYEAYAKAINIEARAMIDIATKQIIPAVVRYTKALADSINAVKEACDADVSVQTDLLKKTSLLLKETKAAHTKLIEIENQAVAMEEGARRANFYHSNVIPAMEALRAPVDELEMIVDKEMWPMPSYGDLMFEV; the protein is encoded by the coding sequence ATGGGTGATTTTGTTAATGTAGCTGAGATATTCGGGAAAAACGTATTCAATGATACAGTCATGCAGGAACGTTTGCCGAAAAAAGTTTACAAAGAACTGAGACAGACGATTGAAGAGGGAAAAGAGCTGGATCCTGCAGTCGCTGATGTGATAGCTCATGAAATGAAAGAATGGGCCATTGAAAAAGGGGCTACACACTATACGCACTGGTTTCAGCCGCTTACAGGCGTGACAGCTGAGAAGCATGATTCCTTTATATCAGCCCCTATGAGTAACGGAAAGGTTCTTATGAGTTTTTCCGGAAAGGAACTGATCAAAGGAGAACCGGATGCATCATCCTTTCCCTCGGGAGGTCTGAGAGCAACATTTGAGGCAAGGGGATATACGGCCTGGGACTGTACATCGCCGGCATTTGTGAGGGAGGATGCAGCAGGAGCAACACTTTGCATTCCGACGGCCTTCTGTTCTTATACCGGAGAGGCACTGGATCAGAAAACACCGCTGCTTCGTTCCATGGAAGCAATCAATACGCAGGCGCTGAGGCTGATCCGGCTGTTTGGAAATACGACTTCTAAAAAAGTAACCCCCTGTGTTGGACCGGAACAGGAATACTTTCTTGTGGATGCTAAGAAATTTCAGCAGAGGAAGGATTTGATTTATACTGGAAGAACACTGTTTGGTGCTATGCCTCCAAAGGGACAGGAGCTGGATGATCACTACTTTGGAACGATTCGCCAGAGGGTTGCAGCATTCATGAAAGATGTCAACGAGGAACTCTGGAAGCTTGGTGTGACGGCAAAGACTCAGCATAATGAAGTTGCCCCGGCACAGCATGAACTGGCGCCGATATACGCACAGGCAAATGTAGCCGTAGACCATAACCAGATCATCATGCAGACGCTGAAAAGGGTTGCCTGTGCGCATGGTCTGAAATGTCTGCTGCATGAAAAACCATTTGCGGGGGTAAATGGTTCGGGTAAACATAATAACTGGTCACTTACCACGGATGACGGGATTAATCTGCTGGAGCCCGGTAGGACACCTCACGAAAATATTCAGTTCCTGATGATTCTGACGTGTGTGCTGAAAGCTGTGGACACTCATGCAGATCTGCTGCGCGAGTCAGCTGCTGATGTGGGAAATGACCACAGACTGGGAGCGAATGAGGCGCCGCCGGCTATCATTTCAGTTTTCCTTGGTGAGCAGCTGGAGGATGTACTGGAGCAGCTGATCAGCACAGGCATGGCAACACACAGCATCAAGGGAGGAAAACTGCGGACCGGCGTTAAGACACTTCCTGACGTAGCCAAAGATGCCACTGACCGAAACAGGACTTCACCGTTCGCATTTACAGGAAATAAATTTGAGTTCCGTATGGTAGGCTCCAGGGATTCGATAGCACCGCCAAATACTGTTTTGAATACGATTGTGGCGGAAGCGCTCAAGGAAGCCTGCGACATTCTGGAAAAGGCAGAGAATTTTGACGATGCAGTGCACGATCTGATCAAACAGTATGCGTCAGACCACCAGAGAGTCGTCTTTAACGGAAACGGGTATTCCGAGGCATGGGTGGAGGAAGCTGCCAGAAGAGGGCTTCCGAATATCAAATCCATGGTGGATGCGATTCCGGCGCTGGTGACAGACAAAGCAATCAAGGTATTCGAGGAATTTGGCGTTTTTACCAGGGCAGAACTGGAATCGAGAGTTGAGATTCAGTATGAAGCTTATGCAAAAGCGATCAATATTGAGGCGAGAGCAATGATAGATATTGCCACCAAACAGATTATTCCGGCTGTCGTCAGATATACGAAGGCGCTTGCGGATTCTATCAATGCGGTAAAAGAAGCGTGCGATGCCGATGTGAGTGTTCAGACTGATTTGCTGAAAAAGACATCACTGCTTTTGAAAGAGACAAAAGCTGCCCATACAAAACTGATTGAGATTGAGAACCAGGCGGTAGCGATGGAGGAAGGTGCCCGTCGGGCGAATTTCTATCACAGCAATGTGATTCCGGCTATGGAAGCTCTGAGAGCTCCGGTGGATGAACTGGAAATGATCGTTGATAAAGAAATGTGGCCGATGCCTTCTTATGGTGATCTGATGTTTGAAGTGTAA
- a CDS encoding 50S ribosomal protein L17: MAKYRKLGRTSSQRKALLRNQVTNLLYNGKIVTTETKAKEVRKIAEGLIALAVKERDNFETVTVTAKVARKDADGKRVKEVVDGKKVTVYDEVQKEIKKDAPSRLHARRQMMKVFYPVKSVPAENAGKKKNTKEVDLVDKMFTEIAPKYAGRNGGYTRIIKIGQRKGDAAMEVLLELV; the protein is encoded by the coding sequence ATGGCAAAATATAGAAAGCTTGGAAGAACATCCAGCCAAAGAAAAGCGCTGCTCAGAAACCAGGTCACAAACCTGCTTTATAACGGGAAAATCGTTACAACTGAGACAAAAGCAAAAGAAGTTCGAAAAATTGCAGAAGGCCTGATCGCGCTTGCTGTAAAAGAGAGAGATAATTTTGAGACAGTTACAGTGACTGCAAAAGTTGCACGTAAAGATGCTGACGGTAAAAGAGTAAAAGAAGTTGTCGACGGTAAAAAAGTAACTGTTTATGATGAAGTGCAGAAGGAGATCAAGAAAGACGCTCCGTCCAGGCTTCATGCAAGAAGACAGATGATGAAAGTGTTCTATCCGGTAAAATCAGTTCCGGCTGAAAATGCAGGTAAGAAGAAAAACACGAAAGAAGTAGACTTGGTAGATAAAATGTTTACGGAAATCGCACCAAAATATGCAGGTCGTAATGGTGGTTATACAAGAATCATCAAAATCGGACAGCGTAAGGGCGATGCAGCAATGGAAGTGCTGTTAGAGCTCGTATAG